GATTTATTTTATCGTTTTCTGCACTTCACCCGGTCGCTCCGCATCCTTGACCTTCTCCGGCGCTATGATGCCGCCCGATATGATAAGACGGAAGGCCTCCTCCACGGTCATGTTAAGATTGACCACGTCACCCTCGGGGACCATGATGTAAAACCCTGATGTCGGATTCGGTGTCGTGGGCACAAAGAGATTGATGCAGTGCTGATTCGTTTTCTGCTGGACCTCTCCCTTGGCTTCGCCCGTTACAAAGGCAATGGAATACAGTCCCTTGCGCGGATACTCGATAAGGACCACCTTTTTGAAACTGTTGGCCTTTTCGCTGAACAGGGCATCGACAAGTTTTTTCACGGCACCGTAGATACCACTTACAAGAGGTATCCTGGCAACGATCCTTTCACCGATCTGTACGACCTTATTGCCGATATAGCTCTTGACGATGAGTCCCAGGACCAGTATCAGGATCAGGGCTATGAGAATATCAAGGCCCGGAATGGGAAAGGGAAGCAGGTTCTTGAGCTGGAACCGGGCCGGAACGATATCAACGATCCTGTTCAGAAACTTGATTATGAACAGGATAATGTATATGGTCGCCGCTATCGGGATAATAGCGGCGATACCTGTCAGAAATGTGTTCTTCAGTTTTTTACGCATTGACATGCCGTCATAAACCCCTTCATGTAAAGCGAGCCTTTGTTATCAAAAACCCCCTGTTATTTCAACCTATCTTTTCCCGACAAAAAACGGGGCTTCAGTGCCCCGTTTTCAGATACTTCTGTGACGTGATCCCGGAATCGGTCTTTCCTGTTGTCACCGGTTGATCTTTTTGACCTTGTTTTCATTGCCGAGGAGAACACAGGTGGCCTTCCAGCCTTTCACCTCGCTCTCGTCCACGTTGACATAACTGGCAATGATGATCAGGTCCCCTTTTGAACATTTCCTCGCCGCGGCACCGTTGAGACAGATGACACCCGACTCCCTTTTCCCCGGAATCACATAGGTTGAGAACCTCTCCCCGTTGGACACATTGTAGATGTCAACCTTTTCATGATTCACGATATCGGCGATCTCCATGAGATTCTCATCGATCGTGATGCTGCCCTCATAGTGGAGGGACGCGTCGGTTACCGTGGCCCGGTGCAGCTTTGATTTCAGCATTATCCTCTGCATGATTCACCCCGCCCTTCATGTTTTTTATATTTCAAGAGGTTCACCGAATACGTAATTATCGATCAATCGCGGCACACCAACCCAGACCGCCAGGGCCAGCACGGATTCACCTGAAAGGGTTTCGACGTCCTCCATGGTCGCCGTGTCGCAGATCTTTACATAATCGACCTTCGTACCGGAATGCTTGTCGATGAAATCCCGAACAGCCTGAATGATCTTTCCGGCACTTCTTTCTCCCCGGTCATAAAGACCGGCCGCGAGCTTCAGGGAACGGCTGAGGCTCAGCGCCGATTCCCGCTCGTCTTCCTTCAGATAGGAGTTGCGCGAACTCATGGCCAGGCCGTCCGCTTCCCGAACCGTCGGGAGGCCGACGACCTCGAGGTCCATGTTGAGGTCTTTCACCATCCGCTGAATCACAACAAGCTGCTGAAAATCTTTTCTTCCGAATATGGTCACGTGAGGTTTGACGATGTTGAAGAGCTTGGCGCAGACCGTGGCCACTCCTCTGAAGTGGCCGGGCCTCGTAAGACCACAGAGATTCTGCGTAACGTTCTCTACGGTCACATAGGTTTGATACTGCGGGGGATACATCTCGGCATTGGATGGATAAAAAATGACGTCGCAGCCTGCTTCACGGGCAAGCATCTCGTCACGCTGAAAATCCCGGGGATACTTGTCGAGGTCCTCGCTCGGCCCGAACTGTGTCGGGTTCACGTAAATGCTGACGACCAGACGATCTCCCCTTCTTCGCCCCTCTTCCATCAGGCTCAGATGTCCCCGGTGAAGATACCCCATGGTGGGAACAAAAGCTATTTTGGTCCCCTGCCCCCTGAGGGACTCGGAATATCTCTGCATTTCATGAACAGTTTCAATAACTTTCATCGTTCCACAATAAAAAAGCCCCACGTCGGAGACGGGAGGCCTGCGGTATCATCCTCGTAATACATTGTTTCAAACCTTCCGTCCCAGTCCGTTCCCGGATCCAGGCGGTTTTTTTCGGCACCTGCCTAACAGATGTAACACATAATTGTCAAGTAATTTCTGTGATGAATTCGTAAAAAAGTTCCACAAACGGGCAAGGGCGTGGGGCGAAAACATATACGGATTACGGATTATGGATTATGGATTACGAATAACGATTCCCGAGCCCCGACAGTCATTTCTCAGAGACCGCCCGGGTTATCGCAACGAATTCTTCCACGGTCAGCGTTTCACCTCTTCTCCGGCCGTCGATGCCGAGAGAGGCAAGAAGTTCCCCGGGGTCCAGGCCCGTTCGATCCAGAAAGGAAGCAGTCCTGAGGTTGTTCAGCAGCGTCTTTCTCCTCCGGGCAAAGGCGGTCCTCACAACGGTGGTGAAAAGTTCATCGTCCGCGACATCTCCCCGCGGCTTGTCGAGGATCTCGAATTTAAGCACCGCGGAATCGACTCGGGGCTTTGGGTAAAAACAATGGGGAGGAACGGCCATCATCTTCCACGAACGGGCGTACCGGGCCGTCAGGACCGAGAGGATCCCATAGTCACGGCCTCCGGGCGACGCCGTTATGCGGTCCGCCACCTCCTTCTGAAACATAAGGACCATCGAGGAAATGACCCGCCGCGATGAGAGCAGGTGAAAGAGTATCTGGCTGGAAATATTATAGGGTATGTTTCCGAGGACCTTCACCGTCGACGGCGTACCGACCATACCGTCGAGAAAAGAGGCAAAATCACAGGTCAGAACGTCGGCTTCCAGCACGGTCAGATTCGGAAACTCCATCAACTCGCTGCGGAGGATTCCGATCATCACGGGGTCGACATCGATCGCCACAACGCTCTGGGCCCGCTCGGCGATACGGGCCGTCATGACACCGAGGCCGGCGCCGATCTCAATGACCCGGTCGTCTTTCCCGATATCCGCGGCATTGACGATCTTGCCGATGATGTTCGGATCGATGAGAAATGATTGCCCCAGTCCCTTTCGGGGACGCAATCCATATTTTTTGATGAGTTCCCAGGGCGTCGTCATGACCGGTTGCGGCACCCCTTTCTTACCGCCGTCACGCGAACCTCAGCAACCACCGGGTTTCGGTCTGTCGTCGAGGGGCCACCGGGAAACGGGTGCCAGGTCATAGCCGTCCCTCCTTCCCGCGGCGAGAAGATGCGTCCCCACAACGGCCACCATCGCCGCGTTGTCCGTGCAGAGCACCGGTGGCGGAACGAAGATATCGATCCCCCTGGCCTCCCCTTCCTGACGGAAACGCTCCCGGAGCCTGCTGTTCGCAGCGACACCTCCCGAAACGACGACACGGGCAAGACCATGCTCACCGGCCGCCCGAAGGGTCTTTTCAACGAGCACTTCCACCACCGCTTCCAGATAACTTGCCGTTATATGTGGTAATTCGTCCTTTGAAACGGGAGTTTCCCGTTTTTTGAGGTAGGTAAGCAAGGATGTCTTCAGCCCGCTGAAGCTGAAATCATTGCTTCCGCGCATGGCCTGGGGAAACCGGATGTACGACGTATTACCCCCCCTCGAAAGCCGGTCGATGACGACGCCACCCGGATATCCGAGGTCAAGCATCTTTGCCGCCTTGTCAAGGGCTTCTCCGGCGGCATCATCCCTGGTCTGTCCCAGGACCGTAAAGCTTTCGAAACCGTCGACCCGGTAGATATTCGTATGACCGCCCGACACGACCAGCGCCGCAAAGGGAAAATCAGGGCGGTTCTCCGCGAGAAAAACGGCGGCGATATGGCCCTCGATGTGATTCACCCCGACAAAGGGAAGACCCCGTGCATACGCCAGTGCCTTGGCGGTGGTAAGGCCCACCAGGAGCGAACCCACGAGACCGGGTCCCCGGGTCACGGCAATGCCGTCAATATCGCTCATGGTAACACCCGCGCCGTCAAGCGCCTCCTGGATAACGGGCATGATCGCTTCGATATGCTTTCGCGAGGCTATTTCAGGCACAACACCGCCGAACCGTGTGTGGATGTCTATCTGAGAGGCGATCACGTTCGACAATGCCCGTGTCCCGTCGGCCACAACGGCGGCGGCGGTTTCGTCACAGGATGATTCTATTCCCAAAACAAGCATGGACCGTTCCCTGATATAATGAATACTCGCTCCCGAAGGCATTGAACGCCCGCGGGAAAGATGTCCCTTTGCAAAGGATCGAAAAAGGTATATAAGAAAGCCCGTCGTTTGTAAATAGACAGGGATGAAAAATGGAAATTCAAAGTGATTTTCTCATTCTCGGCAGTGGTATCGCCGGACTGTGTTTCGCCATCAAGGCATCGGAACTGGGAACGGTGGCCGTGGTCACCAAGAAAGAGAAGGTTGAGTCGAACACCAACTATGCCCAGGGGGGGATCGCGGCCGTCACGACGGAGCGGGACAGTTTCGGCTCACATGTGGAAGATACGCTTCAGTGCGGTGCCGGGCTCTGCAAGGAACCGATCGTACGAATGGTCGTCACCGAGGGTCCGGATCGGATCAGGGAATTGATCGACTGGGGGGTTCACTTCACTAGGTCGGAAGAGGTCTATTCTTCCGAATATGATCTGGGACGGGAAGGCGGTCACAGTCACCGGCGTGTCCTTCACGCCGAAGACCTGACGGGAAGAGAAATAGAACGGGCCCTGATAGAAAAGGTATCATCAAAAAAGAACATCTCGATCTACGAGAATCACTTCGCCGTGAATCTCATCACCAAATCCCAGCTTACCGACGTCGGCAGGGGCAGGCGCGACACCTGCCTCGGAGCCTATGTCTTCGATATCGAGAACAACTGTGTCCATACCTTCCGCGCCCGTTTCACGGTGCTGGCAACCGGCGGTTCCGGGAAAGTGTATCTCATCACCACCAACCCCGACATCGCCACGGGTGACGGCGTCGCGATGGCCTACCGGGCCGGCGCGGAGATCAACAACATGGAGTTCATTCAGTTCCATCCCACGTGCCTCTTCCATCCCGAGGTAAAATCATTCCTCATCAGCGAGGCGGTCCGCGGCGAAGGAGGGATCCTCAAGCTGCAGGACGGCACGCCCTTCATGGAACGGTATCACCCCATGAAGGACCTGGCACCCCGCGACGTGGTGGCGCAGGCCATCGACGCTGAACTGAAAAAATCGGGGGACCAGTTCGTTCTGCTCGACATCACTCACCGTGACCGTAACTTCCTCGCGGGGCGATTTCCTTACATATACGGGAAATGCCTTGAATTCGGCATTGACATGTCGGAAGACCCCATACCGGTGGCACCGGCGGCCCACTACCAGTGCGGCGGCGTCGCGATCGATCCATGGGGCCAGACCAACATCGACCGCCTCTTCGCCTGCGGAGAGGTCGCCTGCTCCGGCCTTCACGGCGCCAACAGGCTCGCAAGCAATTCGCTTCTTGAAGCACTCGTCTTTTCCCACAATGCCATCACGCGGATCACCGAACTACTGCCGGACGCCCGTGACATATCCATTCAGATACCATCCTGGAACCCCGGCGGAGCGACGGAAAGCGATGAATCCATCGTGGTTTCCCACAACTGGGACGAGATCAGGATGTGCATGTCCAACTATGTGGGGATCGTGCGTTCGAAGAAGAGACTTGAGCGGGCGCAGCGCAGGATCGACGTTATCAGCCAGGAAATAGACGAATATTACTGGAACTTCAAGATCACTTCTGATCTTCTCGAGCTCAGGAACATCGCCACCGTGGCGAAGCTCATCATCGAATGCGCCCGGATGAGAAAGGAAAGCCGCGGTCTTCACTTTAACATCGACTACCCCGAAAGAGACGACCGGAACTGGTTGAAGGACACGGTGCTCCTGAAAGATACCGGCCTTCGCCGGTCCCGCCGCGAAAAAACTGGTTGACAATCCCCGGGCGATGACCGTATGAAACATATCATACGGCCCGCCTTTGAAATTATCTACCGGGGGAAAATCAATGGGTGAAAATGTCAAGTCAACACCGCTGATTGACTGGCACAGGGGTCACGGCGCCAACATGTCCGTTTTTGGAGGCTACGAGATGCCCCTCTGGTATGGGACGGGGGCAAAAACGGAACACTGTTCCGTTCTGACCGCAGCGGGCCTCTTTGATACGAGCCATATGGCGGTCATCACCCTGTCCGGGTCTGATGCCTTCGACCTGCTCCAGTACTGTTTCACGAAGGACCTCACCTCATGCATCGGAAAGAACAAGGGCCCGCTGGTTCCGGGAAGATGCGTCTACGGCATTTTTCTCGACCCTGAGGGGTGCACGATCGATGACGCCATCGTCTATCGCCTGGACGAGACGGATTATATGATCGTTGTGAACGCCGGCATGGGTGTTGCGATAACGGCCCATCTGTCCGCAAACAGGTCGGGCCGAAGCGTCATCATCACCGATCTTACGGACCAGGTGGGAAAGGTCGATATTCAGGGTCCGGCAAGCGGCGGGATTATGAAAATGGTGTTGGAAAATCCCGGGGACGTACTGCGGGAAATGCCCTATTTCAGTTTCAAGGGCCGTTTCGACAAAAAGACGGCCTCACCTGACGCTCCGCGTATGAAGGACGGAAGGGCCTTCCTTCTTTCACGGACGGGTTATACGGGAGAGTTCGGCTTCGAGCTCTTCATGGAACGCGATCATCTCCTCGATCTCTGGGAGATGCTGCTCGACGCGGGCATGAAACAGGGCATGATCACCTGCGGGCTCGCGGCGAGGGATTCGTTGCGCGCGGGCGCCGTGCTCCCTCTTTCCCATCAGGACATCGGTGCCTGGCCCTTTGCGCGGAACCCCTGGCTGTTCGCCCTGCCGCACAAGGAAGACGCCCCGGGATTCACGAAAGACTTCATAGGAGCGGAAGCACTGCAAAACACCGGTCATGCCGATCACACCTACCCTTTTGCGGGTTTTGACCTGAGAAAGGTGTCCGTCGGCGATCCGGCCCGGGTATATGACCGTGAAGGAAGGGAGATCGGGACCGTGCTCACCTGCGCCACCGATATGGGGATCGACCGGGTCGAGGGCCGGATCTACAGTATTGCCAGCCCGGAGAAACCGGAAGGATTTTCACCCCGCGGCCTGTGCTGCGGATTCGTCAAGGTGAACAGGAGACTTGACCCGGAAGAACGGATACATCTGCGGGACAAGCGTCGAAGCATCGAGGTAATGATCGCGACGGACGTCCGGCCGGACCGGACGGCGCGGCGGCCCCTGGGCGAGATGCTCTGAAGGGAGGCGGTCAAGGGGGTTTCGGATTTGAAAAACATACCACGGTCCAAAGGAGAGACTTATGAAAGAAATTCAAGAACTTTCGATACCGGATGACCTGCGATACGCGAAGGACCACGAGTGGGCGCGGCGGGAAGCCGACCTGGTTCGTGTCGGCATCAGCGATTACGCCCAGGACCAGCTCGGGGACATTGTGTTCGTCGAACTTCCCGAAGTGGGCTCTGTATTTGACAAAGGACAGGAGTTCGGCTCCATTGAATCGGTCAAGGTCGTTTCGGACCTGTACATGCCCGTGGGGGGAGAGATCGTCGAGATAAACACGGCACTCGAGGAAACACCGGAACTGGTGAACCAGCAACCCTATAATGAAGGATGGCTTGTGGTGATCAAACCAGCCGATATAGCGGAACTGGATGGCCTCATGGAGCAGAAAGCCTACGTGGCCATGCTCGGGGGAGAAGAGTGATCCGATTCCTTTCTCATGTCGCGCCGACCGACCTGGTCGATACCGTCCCGGCCCTCACAAGACTGAAGGCATGCAATCCGTCATACATACGAAGGGCCGAGGCGGCCCTGAAAACCGGCCGGGATTTCGCGGAGAGGGTCATGCTTCCGCGGGTCCTCGACATTGACTCGCGCTGCACCGATGACCCGCGGTATTTTGACTGGGAGCTCTGGCGCCGGGCGAACAGTGAAAAACTGACCGTTGCCCTCATACCGGAAAAAATGGGAGGCCTCGGGTACACGGCGCTGGGAGCAACGATCCTCTGCGAAGAGATGACATCAGCCTGTATGGGAATGACGGCAAATATTCTGTTCAATAATTTCGGCCTTCTCGGTGCCCTTGTTGAATTCAGGACGGGGATCCTTATGCGGGTCATCAGTGACATGATAGAGGCGCAGCGCGCGGAGCGGCCGTTGTTCTGGGCCTGGGCCATCACGGAGCCGAGCGCCGGCACCGATGTGGAAGACGCGCAGGCCATGCGCACCATGAGACCCTCCACCTGGGCGGAAAAAGTGAAAGGCGGGTACCTGATCAACGGAACAAAATGTTTCATCACGAACGGGAGTCTCGCCCATTATGTGATAGCGACCATTCCCACGGACCGCGCGGCGCCGCTCGAATCGATGGCGACCTTTCTCATACCGGCGGATTCGAAGGGATATGCCGTCGGCAAGGTCGAGCGCAAATGCGGCCAGAAAGCGTCCCAGACGGCGGAATTGATCTTTGAGAACCTCTTTGTTCCCGAGGAAAACTGTTGGGAACCGCCGGGACGGGGGTTGCGGCATACCAGGGAAATTCTCTCGACGACGCGGGGGTTCATCGGTGCCGCCGCCCTGGGTGTCGCCCGGGGCGCCTTTGAGCGGTGTGTCGGCTTTGCCGCGGGCGTGTCGGTGCGCGGCCATCGTCTCATTGAAGAAGACTGGGTGCAGATAGCTCTCGCGGACATGTTGAAGGACATCAAGACGGTCCGGGCGGCCTGTTACAATTTTGCCGTATCCGTTGATACGCTCCATGTCATGCGGCTTTTTGAAAATCTGCCGGTTCGGGCGCTGCTCAGGATCGTACCGGAATCCTTTCTTATGGCAAATACCGTTAAAAAGCTGGCCGGCTCAGCGATCATTGAGAACATGGCAGCACGGCTCAAACAGTCACTCGTCTCAGACGAACGGGTGGAGGATTTCGTCAAGGAAGGCTCGGCGGTGAAGGTGGCCGGCACCGATCTGGCGACCCGGATATCGGTTCGCGTGCTTGACATAGCGGGGATCGAAGGCATGTCCTATCGGTACGGTCTCGAGAAAAGCTATCGTGACGCAAAGATCACACAGATCTACGAGGGAACCAATCAGGCGAACAGGATCGACCTTTTTCATGGTGACATCTACGGACGGCTCGGTTCGCTGTTCGTGAAAGAGGGACGTCCCGTTGGGACCTGAGAGAGCAAGAACACTTGAAACAGCACGGAAAGGAACGGAACCCTATGCCCTATATTCCTCATACCGACGAAGACATTGCGGCCATGCTCGAGGCGGTCGGCACGCCAAGCGTTTCCGATCTTTTCACGATGATACCGGCCGAATGCCGGGCAGGCAAAGACCTGGACCTCCCCGCGAACCTCACGGAATGGGAACTGAAGGACCACATGGGCGCGCTCGCTGAAATGACGGCCCGGGAACCGGAGTACACGATATTTCTCGGCGCGGGAAGCTACCGCCATTATGTTCCGGAATCGCTGACGCATATCCTGAACCGGACGGAATTCGTCACATCCTACACGCCCTACCAGCCGGAGCTGAGCCAGGGGACCCTCCAGGCGATATACGAGTACCAGACATTGATGGCCCGTCTCCTGGGAATGGAGATATCGAACGCCTCCCTGTACGACGGCGCGTCGGCTCTCGCCGAAGCCCTGCTCATGGCGGCGCGCGTCACAAAAAGAAAGACCGTGGCATTGTCAAACCTGATCCACCCTTTTTACCGGGACGTGGTCAGGACCTATCTCGAACCTTCGGGCCACGAGATCATCGAGATCTCGGCCGGTGAGAACGGAACAACCGATTGCGCGAGCCTTGATAATGTGGATGAGCTCGCCGCTGTCGCCCTGCAGTCACCCAACTTTTTCGGATGCATCGAAGCTCTTGCTCAGGCAGCCGACCTCGCTCACAAAAAGCAGGCACTGTTCATAACGGTCTTTACGGAACCGCTTGCCTACGGCCTCTATAAAAACCCGGGAAGCCTGGGCGCCGATATCGTGTGCGGTGAAGGTCAGAGTCTCGGCATTTCACAGAGCTTCGGCGGTCCCGGTCTCGGCATGTTCGCGACAAAAATGGAATATGTCCGGCACATGCCCGGAAGACTCGTGGGCAGGACAAAAGATGTCGACGGCCGTGATGGATACGTGCTGACGCTGGCAACCCGGGAGCAGCATATCCGTCGCGGGAAGGCGACGTCGAACATCTGCACGAACAACAGCCTCTGCGCCCTGGCGGCGACGGTGTACCTGGCGTCCCTCGGGGCCACCGGCATGCGGGACCTGGCCCGCCTCAACTATGATAAAACGGAATACCTGAAAGAACTTTTCAGAAAGGCCCGTTTTGAGATCCCCTTTCCGAAACCGACCTTTAACGAGTTCGTCGTGAAAATGCCGGCCGGTTCCGAATCGATATACAAACGAATGCTGGAGAAAGGGATCGTCGCCGGTCTGCCGCTCGATCCGTACTATCCCGAGCTGACCGACCATTATCTTTTATGCGTCACCGAGGTCATTTCAAAAGAAGATATGGACGCTCTGGTCACGGAGGCAAAATCATGAGTACGTTCACGGGCACCACCGGACTTGTCCACAACGAAGGCTCGCTCTGGAAAAGGGGGAAACGAGGGCGACGCGCCTATTCACAACCACGCCGTGATGTCGACACGCACCCCCTTGATGAAACGCTCATCAGCGAAGGGGTTGACCTGCCCGACCTCAGCGAACTGGACGTGGTACGGCATTTCACCCGTTTGTCCCAGTGCAATTTCAGCGTGGACAGCGGCATGTACCCTCTGGGCTCGTGCACGATGAAGTACAACCCGAAAATAAATGAGAAGCTTGCCGCCCTGCCGGGGTTTTCCGCCGCCCACCCCCTGCTTCCTTCCCTTCTGGCCCAGGGCATTCTCAGGATCATGCATGAACTGGAAACATGGCTCTGTGAGATCACGGGCATGGACGCCGCCACGCTGCAGCCCGCGGCCGGTGCCCAGGGTGAATTAACGGGCATGCTGCTCATGCATGCCTATCACGCCGGAATGGGCAGCCGCAGGACGAAGATCATCGTCCCCGATACCGCCCACGGAACGAATCCGGCCAGTGCCGCCCTTTGCGGGTATCAACCGGTGCCGGTCGCATCAAACGAGCGGGGCATCCTCTCTCCGGATGCCATCGCCGCCGTGATGGATGAAGAAACGGCGGGTATCATGGTGACCAATCCCAACACGCTGGGACTCTTCGAGGAGAACATCCGGGATATCGCGGACATTGTTCACGCCAAGGGGGGTCTGCTTTACGGCGACGGAGCAAATATGAACGCCCTCATGGGGATCGTCAGGCCGGGGGATATCGGCATTGATATCATCCATCTCAACCTTCATAAGACCTTTTCGACCCCCCACGGCGGCGGCGGTCCGGGTTCCGGTCCCGTGTGCGTGAAGGAAAACCTCGCGCCCTACCTGCCCGTTCCGCGCGTCATCGAAGAAAAAGGGAAGTATCACCTCTCGCAGGACCAACCACGATCGATCGGCAGGGTCCAGGCCTTTTATGGAAATGTGGGGGTCATGCTCAAGGCATATTGCTACATCCGCACGATGGGAGCGGAAGGGCTGAAACAGGCGAGTCAGATGGCCGTCCTCAACGCCAATTACATAAAGGAAAAATTGAAGGGCTCCCTCTACCTGCCCTATGACGTACCCTGCATGCATGAGTGCGTCTTCTCCGACAAACTGCAAAACCCCTTCAAAGTTTCGACGCTCGACATGGTCAAGAGGCTCATGGACCTGGGATTCCATCCCCCTACGATATATTTTCCTCTCGTCGTACCGGGGGCAATTATGATAGAACCAACGGAAACGGAATCAAAAGAGGAGATCGACCTCTTTATTGAAGCAATGAAATCCATTTGCCGGGAAGCTTCTGAAAACCCCGGATTGCTTCACGAGGCACCCCTGAAATGCAAGGTTCGCCGTCTCGACGAAACGATGGCGGCGCGACACCCGTGCCTCGCGGGTTAGGATGTGTGCATAAAGGAGGACAATCAATGGAATCAAGAAAAAGAGCATGGAAGCGACCTCCCCGGGCCTGGTCGGTCCTGCTGTGTCTCTTGGGCGGAATCCTTCTGTGCACGGGATGCGGCCACGAAAAAGCGGCCCTTGACACGTCCAAGTATTTCACCGGGACCGCCTTTACGAACAGCATCGGCATGGAATTTCTCCTCATCCCCCCGGGAACGTTTCTCATGGGAAGCCCTCCAGGCGAAAAAGGAAGAGATGTCAACGAGCTGCAGCACGCGGTCACCATTGAAAAACCCTTCTTTCTCCAGACGACCGAGGTAACCCAGGAACAATGGAAGGCGGTTATGGGGACCGTGCCGTTCTATTACAAGCACTGCGGTCCTCACTGTCCGGTGGAGAGCGTGACCTGGTATGAAGCCGTCGATTTTGTCAGAAAGCTCAACAGCATGGAAAAGACAAAAAAATATCGTCTTCCCACCGAGGCCGAATGGGAATACGCCTGCCGTGCCGGAACGACGTCACCTTTCAATACCGGCTCCTGTATCACCGCCGCGCAGGCGAACTTCGATGGAAACCGGCCCTACCCCGGCTGTGAAGGCGGCATTTACATGGATGCCCCCATGCCTGCCGGAAGCTTCCCCCCGAATCCCTGGGGACTCTTCGACATGCATGGAAATGTCTGGGAATGGTGTAGCGAAAGCCGGCATGGAGTCGCGGAGGAATCAACAGCCCCTGTCGCAGGCCCCGCATCAAAGGAATACAGGACACATCGCGGTGGTTCCTGGTATAACGATGCTACTCATCTCCGCTCGGCAAGCAGAACCAGGCTGTATCCGATGTACAAATTCCGGTTCGGCGGGTTCCGGGTCGCCGCGGACACGGCATCCTGACGGCACTGACAGAACTGCCGCTCACGCGGGTATAAACGATTCCTCCCGAATCTGAACAAGCATGACGGCTTCCACGGGGCACACGCCTGTGCAGAGGCCGCATCCGATACAGAGGTCTTCGTCGACCACGGCGCAATCACCGTCATCGTCAAGCGCCAGGGCTTCAACAGGACAGATATCTATACAGGAACCACAGGCCGTGCAGAATTCCGTCTCCACGGAGGCACGGTATCTGCTCGGGGCCACGATCCCTCTCG
The genomic region above belongs to Deltaproteobacteria bacterium and contains:
- the gcvPA gene encoding aminomethyl-transferring glycine dehydrogenase subunit GcvPA is translated as MPYIPHTDEDIAAMLEAVGTPSVSDLFTMIPAECRAGKDLDLPANLTEWELKDHMGALAEMTAREPEYTIFLGAGSYRHYVPESLTHILNRTEFVTSYTPYQPELSQGTLQAIYEYQTLMARLLGMEISNASLYDGASALAEALLMAARVTKRKTVALSNLIHPFYRDVVRTYLEPSGHEIIEISAGENGTTDCASLDNVDELAAVALQSPNFFGCIEALAQAADLAHKKQALFITVFTEPLAYGLYKNPGSLGADIVCGEGQSLGISQSFGGPGLGMFATKMEYVRHMPGRLVGRTKDVDGRDGYVLTLATREQHIRRGKATSNICTNNSLCALAATVYLASLGATGMRDLARLNYDKTEYLKELFRKARFEIPFPKPTFNEFVVKMPAGSESIYKRMLEKGIVAGLPLDPYYPELTDHYLLCVTEVISKEDMDALVTEAKS
- the gcvPB gene encoding aminomethyl-transferring glycine dehydrogenase subunit GcvPB; this translates as MSTFTGTTGLVHNEGSLWKRGKRGRRAYSQPRRDVDTHPLDETLISEGVDLPDLSELDVVRHFTRLSQCNFSVDSGMYPLGSCTMKYNPKINEKLAALPGFSAAHPLLPSLLAQGILRIMHELETWLCEITGMDAATLQPAAGAQGELTGMLLMHAYHAGMGSRRTKIIVPDTAHGTNPASAALCGYQPVPVASNERGILSPDAIAAVMDEETAGIMVTNPNTLGLFEENIRDIADIVHAKGGLLYGDGANMNALMGIVRPGDIGIDIIHLNLHKTFSTPHGGGGPGSGPVCVKENLAPYLPVPRVIEEKGKYHLSQDQPRSIGRVQAFYGNVGVMLKAYCYIRTMGAEGLKQASQMAVLNANYIKEKLKGSLYLPYDVPCMHECVFSDKLQNPFKVSTLDMVKRLMDLGFHPPTIYFPLVVPGAIMIEPTETESKEEIDLFIEAMKSICREASENPGLLHEAPLKCKVRRLDETMAARHPCLAG
- a CDS encoding formylglycine-generating enzyme family protein, whose protein sequence is MESRKRAWKRPPRAWSVLLCLLGGILLCTGCGHEKAALDTSKYFTGTAFTNSIGMEFLLIPPGTFLMGSPPGEKGRDVNELQHAVTIEKPFFLQTTEVTQEQWKAVMGTVPFYYKHCGPHCPVESVTWYEAVDFVRKLNSMEKTKKYRLPTEAEWEYACRAGTTSPFNTGSCITAAQANFDGNRPYPGCEGGIYMDAPMPAGSFPPNPWGLFDMHGNVWEWCSESRHGVAEESTAPVAGPASKEYRTHRGGSWYNDATHLRSASRTRLYPMYKFRFGGFRVAADTAS
- a CDS encoding acyl-CoA dehydrogenase family protein encodes the protein MIRFLSHVAPTDLVDTVPALTRLKACNPSYIRRAEAALKTGRDFAERVMLPRVLDIDSRCTDDPRYFDWELWRRANSEKLTVALIPEKMGGLGYTALGATILCEEMTSACMGMTANILFNNFGLLGALVEFRTGILMRVISDMIEAQRAERPLFWAWAITEPSAGTDVEDAQAMRTMRPSTWAEKVKGGYLINGTKCFITNGSLAHYVIATIPTDRAAPLESMATFLIPADSKGYAVGKVERKCGQKASQTAELIFENLFVPEENCWEPPGRGLRHTREILSTTRGFIGAAALGVARGAFERCVGFAAGVSVRGHRLIEEDWVQIALADMLKDIKTVRAACYNFAVSVDTLHVMRLFENLPVRALLRIVPESFLMANTVKKLAGSAIIENMAARLKQSLVSDERVEDFVKEGSAVKVAGTDLATRISVRVLDIAGIEGMSYRYGLEKSYRDAKITQIYEGTNQANRIDLFHGDIYGRLGSLFVKEGRPVGT
- the gcvH gene encoding glycine cleavage system protein GcvH — its product is MKEIQELSIPDDLRYAKDHEWARREADLVRVGISDYAQDQLGDIVFVELPEVGSVFDKGQEFGSIESVKVVSDLYMPVGGEIVEINTALEETPELVNQQPYNEGWLVVIKPADIAELDGLMEQKAYVAMLGGEE